The window ATCAGTAGTTTGTGGGCAGAATTCAAAGGCTGGAACTGCTGGTCTATGGCTCCTGGGAGTGACTCTAGCCTCCCCATCACCATGGAGATGTGGCCTTCTCTCACCTTGTAGTCTCCCCTGGGACCTAGGGCCCCTCACCGAGGCCTTGAGTAAAACACccccccctgcctcccccacacACATCTTGAGCAAGTAAAGGCATACCCAGGGGGCAAGAagtgagagatggagagagagtgaGCGTGAGCAGTGCTGGGAAGCTAAGAGTAAAGAGCGGTAAGGAATAAGGAAAAAGGCTGCAGGGAGgaggcagagctgggagaacaCCTTGCCGCCCACCCAAGGGCAGAGTCCCACCACACACTGGTGAACAAGGCTGAAGCCTCTGGGAGCAATCCCCATGTACAATTTTGGTGGCCATTTCTATCCCATCTCCTCCattatttttccctcatccccagCCTCCTTGCAGCCCCAGTGGTGGTGGGGAACAAAAGGTAATAGGAATGCTTTCTGGGGTGGGTGATGGGATAAGGTAAGGGGAAGAAGCAGGATCATCAGGGGACATAAGGAAAAGCAGCCAAGCTAGCAGGGCATTTCTCCAAGGGTCTTCTGCCCACCTTGGAGTCCAGGAGGCTCCCAAGCATTAAACCGACCAACCTCAAAGCCCTCACCTGGGGCTGCTGGACTGGGAACTTCATCTGGGACCTGGATCTTCTTAGATTGAGGTGGGATGCgggttgggaggggggggggaggatcaGACCAGGAAGTATAAGGGATCAAACGATTCAAGACCTTGGTTAGGACTCTATGAGGAGAGCTAGGCCTGGAAGTTGGAATCTCAGGGGCACAGTCCCCCCCTTTGAGGTGAGGGTTAGGGAGGGCCCTATTCCACAGAGGACTTAGATGAACTCAGACAAGTTAGGGGACACTATTGGGAGGCAGGGTGAAGTGGGCATCATTCCTTGGCAGGGAGGACCTTAGTCTCCGAGCCTACAGGAGACTAAGGGGGCCCAAGGGGGACGGAGATACAATAACCAACCCTGGTGGTGGGCCTAGGTAGGGAAGACAAAGAGGCTAGGGTGGCATGATAAGGGAAGGGGGGAAtgggaaatgatgggatatgggatgggaaggaagggaggaaacaaggggctgcttccagtctctctcaCTCCTTCTCTCAGTTCCAGgtgaaaataagaaacaaaaactcCAAAAATAGAGAACTTTATTTTCAGTGATGGATATAGGAATGCTGGGGCCCAGCCCCTGAGAAGCCCCTGGGCTGCTTGGACATGGCCCTGGGAAGAGGAACAGGTTAACATATAGCACAAATACAAGGCACAAATGGAGCTAGTAGGTGGTGTGTGAAGTAAAATCCACTGTAACATAGCCCTCCCCGCTCCCCCCAACTCAGAACCTAAACGAAGCCTGGTCTGGTCACCCACCCTCCTGTGACTCTGGACTCAGAGATCCTGAATTGTAAAAGCTTTGTGCCAGCCCTCATGCACATCCCCTctccctgcccaccccaccccaccccctcacacTCCCTATATTTGGGGTAGCGCCATCTCTCGTGGGCAGGAACAGCTAAGACCAGGCAGAGCCTCTTCCCTGTAGTGGAGGTGGAGGCAGACACATGGGTCAGGAACAAAATACTTTTTGCTTGCCCCTACCCCATCCTTAGGAAACCACTGGCCTTGCTTGATTCAGAAACCTCACTATTTGGGTGTCCATGAAAAAGACCCACAACTATGTCAAGCAGGAAGCCTCAAGGCTGCCACCAACTCCCTGTCGCAAAATGATGCGAGTACAGACTCCAGTGTCaatcccttccctcccatccatagtcatcccccccccaataatatcagggatacatatatatgtgtgtgtgtgtgcatgtgtgcgtgctGGGAGGTGACTGCTGATACATTAGAGTAGTCCACTCTCACTCCCACACTTCAGTCCAAATGGCCCCtcggtaggggtggggagggggctggggggtGCTAAGCCTCAGCGAATGGCCTACCTGCTTGCTGGGGTATTTGGGGGGGTTGGTGCGATAGCTGTAGTCCGAGTACTGCTCCGAGCCCGTGGACGTGGTGTCCCCGGTGCCCACGAATGTGTTGGCAGGAGGCAGATCTTGTACCACCTGGTGCTTCTTGGAGGCTGAGGGAGACTGTGGCTGTAGCTGAATGGATGGCAGTGGTGAGTTGGAACGGTAGTGACGTCCCAAATCCGGGCTACCTGGTGGGTAGTTGAGGGGCAGGTGGATGCGGGGACTATCACCAGGGGCATCACTCATAAGGTTGAATTTGAGGGATTTTTGCAGTCCTGTATCATCCTCATCCTCCACGGGCTTCACGGGCTTCGGCGACTTGCTCTTTCTGCCCTTGCTTTTGGGACCTTTGGTGCCTTTGCCACCGGGCTTGGGAGCATACAGATCCTTGGTCTCCTTCTTGCCAGCTTGATAGCCACTCTTGGCCTCTCGCTGGCGGCAGTAACGCACAAGGACGGCCAAGGCGATGAGCAAGGCCACGGCTACTACACCAGCCACCACACCAAACAGGATGTTGCCACGCTGCTTAGAGCGCTCATACTCTGGGTCACCAGCTATGTCAATGTCCAGTGGTGTGTCCAGGCTATGGCCAAGCAGGTTCTCCAACAAGGTGCGGTTGGCTAGGGTATCATTGACATAGAGGTGGACAAGTGCAGTGCCATAGCGAGGGGGCTTCCCACGGTCACTGACCTTCACCACCAATCGGTGGAGCCCATGATGACGCcgttcaatttccttctccagagtgATGGCGCCAGACTGTTGCCCAATCTGGAACAGCCCGTAGGGGTTGCCTCCCGCAATGATGTAGGCCAGCTCAGCATTGACACCTGAGTCAATGTCCTCGGCCGTGACCTGGCTAACTGTCTCACCAGGCCGGGTCTGAGGAGTCAGCAGCCTGTGGGAGGTATTGGAGGGGGCGGTCACAAAGGGTGCATTGTCATTTTCATCTAGCACATTGATGGTGACTCCAACATAGGCTGAGCGGGGTGGGACACCCCCATCCACAGCCTTTAGCTGGAAAGTATATGTGCTTTGCTGCTCTCTATCAAAGCTCAGACTGGAGAGGATGGTACCAGTGCCATTCTGGATGACAAAGTCACCATTGTCTTGCTCGACTGTGAGCTGCACACGGGCATTTTCACCCTTGTCCCCATCAATAACAGTCACCATGCCTACAGGACTGAGGGCTGGCATGTTCTCCATCACAGAGAAGTTATAGCCACTCAACATGAACTTTGGGTCATTGTCATTACAGTCCAGCACGTTGATGAGGACTGTGGCCGTGCCCTGAAGGCTGGGGTTACCCTGGTCCGCCGCCACCACCTTTAGCTCATAGCTATCCCTTTGTTCTCGATCGAGTGACGTCTTCACCCAGATCTCACCAGACTCAGGGGAGATAGTGAAGAGGCCCTTGGCAGCTGGCTCAGGCTCCAAGGAATAGATCAGTTGGGCATTGGAGCCAGAGTCAGCATCGCTGGCACTGACCTCCGTGACTAGGTCTCCAGGCTTATTATTCTCAGGGAAGGCAACCTCAGTGAGGCTCTGAGTAAAAACAGGGGCATTGTCATTCACGTCAATCACCTGCACCTTTAGGGAGTTGGTGCTGGAAAGTGGGGGGTTGCCAGAGTCCACAGCCACAATCTGGATGGTATAATCCTTGACCTTTTCATAGTCAAGCGGCGTGGTGGTCTGAAGAAAGTACTTCTTCTTGCTGTCACTTCCAGTCTCACTGGCCTGGCGAAGCTGGAACGGGACATCACCCGCCACCACACACATGACTACTGCATTCTCTCCCTCATCACGATCTGACACCTGCACCAGGGCCACTGCCGTCTCCTCTGCCACATCTTCCGATATGTTAGCCATGCCATCCTGGTGAGTGACCAGCCCGATGCCCCGAATCTCAATGGAGGGTGCATTGTCATTCATGTCCTTCACTGTCACCACCACTTGAGCACGGGCACTTTTGGGGTTAGCCCCTCGATCCTTGGCCAATACAAAGAAGCGAAGGACACTCACATCCTCACGGTCTATGGGACCCTGAACTGTGATCAACCCTGTGGCTCGGTCCAGCCGAAGTAGCCGCCGCACAACCTCAGGAGCCTGGTGGAACGTATAGTCTATCTCCGCATTCACGCCCTGGTCAGAATCATTGGCCTTCACCTGTTGGGGTGGGGAACAGCAGAGTGAGAAAACACAGATGAAGAAGATGTAGGACCTGGGAAACACTGCCTCCCTCCCCAGTATGGGGATGGAGGCCaggaattgaggagggagaagaggagatgtATGGTGGTTTAAGTAACAATGTAGGGAAATGGAAAGCTGAACCCTAAATTAGCATCTTAGTCTCAGCTCTGTCAAAACCCAGCAACGTAACTAGGCAAAGCATTGggcctttttgagcctcagtttccccacaggTGAAATAGGGCAGTACTACCTACACCTGCCAAATTCACTGGGCTCTTGTGAGGACTAAATGTGAAATGATATGCGAAagtatttaaaaaaccaaaatgtgGAAGACAAATGTAAGAGGTCTTATTATTAGGGGATTCCCCGCCTCCCATGCCCATGTTGGACAGAGAAAGGGGACCTGAAAAGctggactgggggtggggggggaggttggGAGTGCTcgctgtgtgtatatacatgtgcagtccCCCGAGCAAGGGGTTTCTTTCTAAAGTAATCAGGTGGGGATGTGGGTCAGAGGGAAGCAGTCAGTGCCAGAGGCCCAGCCAATACCGCTCTGTCAAACCGGGGGAACCGGTTGTGGCAGCTGCCAATGAGCACAACAACGTGAGGAAGCCGGGCCTCGGCCTGGGCCGCCACTGGGGGCTCCCTCAgtcaggagggaggaggggctgGCAGAGGGCCATGAAGCCGGCTGGCAGCTCCTGCCCAACAGGCTAGGCTCCCAACACCAAACAATGGGCTGTCTGTCCTTGCATGGTGGGCACGCCCTCCCACGCCAACACCGACGCGAACCAGGCCCCACTCAACCCAAACATGGGTGGCATCAGAGCACTAGGCGGGCATGATGGCCACAGAGCTGGGCACCACCCAACCAGGGGCTAAGGCAGAGGAAGAACAAGAGTAGATGCAAGAAGAACTATTGGGTGGGTTCAGGCCTGGCAGGGTTATAGGCCCAGGTAGCATTCTCTGGGACCAAACGGCCTTTCCCAAGGAGCTGGCTACCCCTGGATATTTCCTTCTCGGGTTCTTTTTCCAGATGCAGGTGTCTAGAGGGTTGgccaagaagactttttgtttCCCTCACCCCAAAATAGCACCAAACCTTGAAAAAGCCCAGGAATGTTCTCATTCTCTCTAGTTCcccattccttccctttccctctgcgAGCCACTTCCTTTCTTATGACTGTATATCTCTAAGCTAACTCTGTTTttcactatctatctatccctggcatctgtctctcagtttcttatctggCTTTCTAGATCTTTGCCTTTACACTGACTCCATCTGTGCATCTTTCTCGGTTTCTGTCTAGCTCTAAAATGTCCCCATTActgtttctctgtatttctttttttttcccccagatttGGAGGCCAAGGGGCTTGGTCCAGACTTTTTGTTGTTCTAATCTCAGCATCCCTCAAAATTCTGAAGTTCTAGAAAGTTCTCAttcttctacttcctcttcctttcctttctcttctgcaAATCACTTCCTATCATATGGCTGTACATCTCTGTCTAACTCTGCTTTTAACTGTCTATCTCTGACAATCTCAGTTTCTATCTGGCTTTCTCACAGTCATTGTCTTACCCTGTCTCTATCTGTGTATCTTTCTtggtttctgtctgtctctataaTTCTCCCATCCCTGTTTCTCTGCAGCATACCTAtccttgtttcttcctttctgccttcttggtctctatttttgtctttttctcatttctgtttctttacCATACCATACCTGACACcctcttcctgtttctttcccATAGTTTCTGTCTCCTCCCTATCTCTCAAgtgctatctctgtctctcttcagtTTCTGTCTGTGTCTTCCATTGTTATTTATCTCCCATTTCTGACTCTGTCCCTCTCTTTCATTCCTATTCCTCTCTCCGAGTCTCTTTGTAAGGTTCCAGACCACCCTAGGATCCTACAATTCTAGTGGGGGTAACTTCCTTCTACTTCAGATCTCAAGAGGAGATTTATCTTAGGGAAGATAACGGTGTCCAGGGAAGAATGACCACAGGGCTGAATTCTTCCCTGGCACCCTGACTTCAAAGGTACAGCTCATGGGGAATTAGAGAGGAGCAAAGGCTGGCATGAGGCCAGAGTCCAAGATGACAGCAGGAGATACACCTACCTGTCTGGAAAGGTGGCTCCTTTGGTCCCAGACAATGGCCCCAAAAGCCCAATTGGCCCCTGGGGCTGTTCCCAGGGTTTTGCTAAGGGGAGCCTTTAGTCACTGGGCTAGCATATCCCTCTCTGAGCATATCTCAAGTGTCTAGACTCCCAAACTGTGGGCTTCTAACCTGGGAAAGACTATTTGGGGAAATCACCCAGGAGGACAGAGTAGAATGAGGGGTCAGGAACCAGAGGCAACCATATGCATTAAAGTAGCCTCACCCAACAAGATCCATCAGAATGTGTGTATGGAAATCTCACCTGACTTGTGGTCTCACCTGGATGACAGAGTGCCCCACAGGGCTGTTCTCAGACAGTTCTGCCTCATATGAGGGCTGTTCAAACTTGGGTGCGTTGTCATTGGTATCCAGGACAGTGACCCGGAGCAGGGCACTGCTGGCCCGGGGTGGGCTTCCTCCATCTTGTACCTTGATAGTCAAGTCGTAAGAGTCCCAGCGCTCTCGGTCCAGGTGGCCCATCACAATAAGCTGTGGCTGCTTCTCATCTTGATCCTCAGCTACCTGAAGCCCAAAGAGTTCCTGGGCCTCAGGTCCTGCCTGCAGCTCATAGGAGGCAACACCATTGGGACCTGCATCTCGGTCAGAGGCCAAAGGGATGGGAAAGAGGGAGCCCACATTAGTGTTTTCTGGAATCATCAGTGTGATGACTGGGGAGGCAAAGTTGGGCGTGTTGTCATTAATGTCCTGTACTTCAATCTGGCCCTCCAGCAGTCGGGGGCTGCCATTCTGAACCAGGTCTGTGATCGACACCTCAAATTCCAAGATGCAGGGCTCCCCGGGCAGCTGGTTCTGGCATTCACGAAGTCCCTCGCGGTCAATGGAGGTCTCTGTAGTGAAGATGTCACCCGTCTTGCCATCTACTCGGAGGTATGGGGCGCCCACTTCCAGCTTATACAGGTGTCCCACATCAGGGAAGCCGTAGTCGGCAGCCAGGCTGCCAATGAGTGTGTTGGGTGGCTGTTCCTCCTGCACCTTGTAAATCACCCTTGTGGCTGCTCCTGGGGAGGGTGCGAGCAGCAGGGCCAGCAGCATAGGGGGTAGTAACAGCCTCCACCAGGAGCCGCGGCTAGACCTTGGGGGCCCCATCCTGGCAGGCAGCGGGGTCGGGAGGGCTAGGAAAGAGGAAAGATACAAGGGTAGACTGTCAGCTGCAAACAAAGCCTTTCCTTGGAGAACCAAGACCCCACACCCTGGGCCTGGCCCAGTCTTAGGCAAGAAGGCCCAGCTTAAAAGCCagactccaggggcagctaggtggcgcagtggacagagcaccggccctggagtcaggagtacctgagttcaaatccagcctcagacacttaacacttactagctgtgtgaccctgggcaagtcacttaaccccaattgcctcacttaaaaaaaaaaaaaaaaagccagactcCAACTTGCAGGTGGCTTGGTGGCAGAAGGAGAAGGCAGCTGGAAATCCAGGTAAAAGGCCCTAGAACAGAACGGCAAAGCAGCTCCCACGGGAGAAACACCCTGAGCCAACTGACAGGAGCTCCCCGGTTCAGctgcctttctcccctctctctgactctgtacCTCCCTCTCATTGGCACCTCCACTTAGTTACTCACTGTAATTACCCAGATACTGAGATAGAGAAGAAAGACAGTGCCTGGAGCCTCTGTCCAAAAGGCCCCCCATTCTGGTGTCTGGACCCACCAAACACTACTTCTGATGCTGGGGCCCTGAAGGGGAAGCATTTTCATTCATAGCATTCTGTCGGGAAGTTCTTAAAGCTTAGAGACTTTGGGAGAGGGGGGTATCTTAGCTCCCCCCTgtagttct is drawn from Dromiciops gliroides isolate mDroGli1 chromosome 2, mDroGli1.pri, whole genome shotgun sequence and contains these coding sequences:
- the PCDH1 gene encoding protocadherin-1 isoform X2, translating into MDSGAGSRRCLKAALPTPLPARMGPPRSSRGSWWRLLLPPMLLALLLAPSPGAATRVIYKVQEEQPPNTLIGSLAADYGFPDVGHLYKLEVGAPYLRVDGKTGDIFTTETSIDREGLRECQNQLPGEPCILEFEVSITDLVQNGSPRLLEGQIEVQDINDNTPNFASPVITLMIPENTNVGSLFPIPLASDRDAGPNGVASYELQAGPEAQELFGLQVAEDQDEKQPQLIVMGHLDRERWDSYDLTIKVQDGGSPPRASSALLRVTVLDTNDNAPKFEQPSYEAELSENSPVGHSVIQVKANDSDQGVNAEIDYTFHQAPEVVRRLLRLDRATGLITVQGPIDREDVSVLRFFVLAKDRGANPKSARAQVVVTVKDMNDNAPSIEIRGIGLVTHQDGMANISEDVAEETAVALVQVSDRDEGENAVVMCVVAGDVPFQLRQASETGSDSKKKYFLQTTTPLDYEKVKDYTIQIVAVDSGNPPLSSTNSLKVQVIDVNDNAPVFTQSLTEVAFPENNKPGDLVTEVSASDADSGSNAQLIYSLEPEPAAKGLFTISPESGEIWVKTSLDREQRDSYELKVVAADQGNPSLQGTATVLINVLDCNDNDPKFMLSGYNFSVMENMPALSPVGMVTVIDGDKGENARVQLTVEQDNGDFVIQNGTGTILSSLSFDREQQSTYTFQLKAVDGGVPPRSAYVGVTINVLDENDNAPFVTAPSNTSHRLLTPQTRPGETVSQVTAEDIDSGVNAELAYIIAGGNPYGLFQIGQQSGAITLEKEIERRHHGLHRLVVKVSDRGKPPRYGTALVHLYVNDTLANRTLLENLLGHSLDTPLDIDIAGDPEYERSKQRGNILFGVVAGVVAVALLIALAVLVRYCRQREAKSGYQAGKKETKDLYAPKPGGKGTKGPKSKGRKSKSPKPVKPVEDEDDTGLQKSLKFNLMSDAPGDSPRIHLPLNYPPGSPDLGRHYRSNSPLPSIQLQPQSPSASKKHQVVQDLPPANTFVGTGDTTSTGSEQYSDYSYRTNPPKYPSKQLPHRRVTFSATSQAQELQDPSQHSYYDSGLEESETPSSKSSSGPRLGPLALPEDHYERTTPDGSIGEMEHPENDLRPLPDVAMTGTCTRECSEFGHSDTCWMPGQSSPSRRSKSSALKLSTFVPYQDRGGQEPAGAGSPSPPEERNTKMAPVRLLPSYSAFSNSSHDSCKDSTLEEIPLTQTSDFPPAATPSTQTAKREIYL
- the PCDH1 gene encoding protocadherin-1 isoform X1 → MGPPRSSRGSWWRLLLPPMLLALLLAPSPGAATRVIYKVQEEQPPNTLIGSLAADYGFPDVGHLYKLEVGAPYLRVDGKTGDIFTTETSIDREGLRECQNQLPGEPCILEFEVSITDLVQNGSPRLLEGQIEVQDINDNTPNFASPVITLMIPENTNVGSLFPIPLASDRDAGPNGVASYELQAGPEAQELFGLQVAEDQDEKQPQLIVMGHLDRERWDSYDLTIKVQDGGSPPRASSALLRVTVLDTNDNAPKFEQPSYEAELSENSPVGHSVIQVKANDSDQGVNAEIDYTFHQAPEVVRRLLRLDRATGLITVQGPIDREDVSVLRFFVLAKDRGANPKSARAQVVVTVKDMNDNAPSIEIRGIGLVTHQDGMANISEDVAEETAVALVQVSDRDEGENAVVMCVVAGDVPFQLRQASETGSDSKKKYFLQTTTPLDYEKVKDYTIQIVAVDSGNPPLSSTNSLKVQVIDVNDNAPVFTQSLTEVAFPENNKPGDLVTEVSASDADSGSNAQLIYSLEPEPAAKGLFTISPESGEIWVKTSLDREQRDSYELKVVAADQGNPSLQGTATVLINVLDCNDNDPKFMLSGYNFSVMENMPALSPVGMVTVIDGDKGENARVQLTVEQDNGDFVIQNGTGTILSSLSFDREQQSTYTFQLKAVDGGVPPRSAYVGVTINVLDENDNAPFVTAPSNTSHRLLTPQTRPGETVSQVTAEDIDSGVNAELAYIIAGGNPYGLFQIGQQSGAITLEKEIERRHHGLHRLVVKVSDRGKPPRYGTALVHLYVNDTLANRTLLENLLGHSLDTPLDIDIAGDPEYERSKQRGNILFGVVAGVVAVALLIALAVLVRYCRQREAKSGYQAGKKETKDLYAPKPGGKGTKGPKSKGRKSKSPKPVKPVEDEDDTGLQKSLKFNLMSDAPGDSPRIHLPLNYPPGSPDLGRHYRSNSPLPSIQLQPQSPSASKKHQVVQDLPPANTFVGTGDTTSTGSEQYSDYSYRTNPPKYPSKQLPHRRVTFSATSQAQELQDPSQHSYYDSGLEESETPSSKSSSGPRLGPLALPEDHYERTTPDGSIGEMEHPENDLRPLPDVAMTGTCTRECSEFGHSDTCWMPGQSSPSRRSKSSALKLSTFVPYQDRGGQEPAGAGSPSPPEERNTKMAPVRLLPSYSAFSNSSHDSCKDSTLEEIPLTQTSDFPPAATPSTQTAKREIYL